In the genome of Leptospira congkakensis, one region contains:
- a CDS encoding tetratricopeptide repeat protein, protein MAEPIDKLSPEEITQIETMFSALNKNPLSSEDLNPMAKVLREKLGYTNPIAPQEPETDTEEDSGSAFDDFDNEGAGDSEGGDPFTGLDEDDDFGPPKLPNREAEEDDGIDLDELLGEDGPKPTPTPAATDDFDFDAPTATDDADPFASDAGAAEEGDPFADMGSTPAATESFGDDPFGNLDAIDEAPLEDKPAPVIGDDPFANLGGDDTPPTTDEDLFAGFDTGSEESTSSADDFDFGGGAESPASGDDPFADMGSTPTATESFGDDPFANLGGDDSPSPDTGSADDPFGDMSSPSSGGDTFGDDPFADMGSTPAATENFGDDPFGNMDSPSTPSRDNEPADMGGGFDDPFGDLGVGMEPPSLDDDLGAPSFDDLAPSIDDMPVSTMDDFGSDGPGGFEEDLMSLGKEEEPEESLEANLTDEELAVIQAELLRYPPKLRRTIIDTIVNQRIPVRNQKEIIELIKAQQKPEDIANYLSGLLGERVELSDSTGKFAADGVPIIASRDAYTKEGAARKRELVRRTILSSAAAVFLVFGIVTLWKYVIVPYRAKAQYALGLEKIEEFSYETDALEKKKLLADAENYFIKGEEIFPHNLEFLNKYCIAYTKAGQYERAFEKCFGKVEPDFGYELEDKEHKRAWENRKEVPNISFAKKTEWNDAGVETAGRRPLPELAFYLTSQDKVPRKVLKAGAYIASRLKYNVHDIDTYIALGTFHSFHRKDFIEVPPGSNRKKYKNDHLAIEYFKRVFTDGGDPDNVDAIAGIAKIFYNKQEFGTAVKYYNDIIEKYPKNAIGHGGILSTYIEMWKRDKNPQYVLNHHRQVRNALNIEDELSLFVLAKLASFYIDLDSEEVRIKYNINPEDQVTGMEIDDNVEYLLNIAYGKEGGSKFAEGYYQRARFYFKKEEAARALKQLELASTYDIRHYLAVLLMAEYYIQTENYDEAVKLLREADDRYQNYRDRLGERDEDETLLEGSPGRISFNLGKIQFLEAAGINITDNIREFPGKKIYPERSIGTLSYEEKERRNGLFMARESFLAALDRDISKDPKIVRECYYYLGWIDYNHGDFAQSLDFWAELPEEDIYNNATLLFGKGNAFYYTRQYNAALGNYLKLKDDFELKEQSLGRVDTENSDHREVYETLTALYNNIGAVYEKKQDTINALKYYWKAMETARKIGSVSEIANSNKDLVFARAKLDREPLLEDWLAPTLDRLGQIKK, encoded by the coding sequence ATGGCTGAGCCGATAGACAAATTGAGTCCGGAAGAAATCACACAAATCGAGACGATGTTTTCGGCTCTCAATAAAAATCCGCTCTCATCGGAAGACTTAAATCCGATGGCGAAGGTTTTACGTGAGAAACTGGGATATACAAATCCCATCGCGCCCCAAGAACCAGAAACCGATACAGAAGAAGATTCAGGTTCTGCTTTTGATGATTTTGATAATGAAGGGGCAGGCGATTCTGAAGGCGGAGATCCTTTTACCGGTCTAGATGAGGACGACGATTTTGGTCCCCCCAAACTCCCTAACCGAGAAGCCGAAGAAGACGACGGAATTGATTTAGATGAATTACTTGGTGAGGACGGCCCTAAACCCACTCCGACACCAGCGGCCACCGATGATTTTGACTTTGATGCACCTACGGCTACAGACGATGCCGATCCATTTGCATCCGATGCTGGTGCTGCAGAAGAAGGGGATCCCTTCGCGGATATGGGTTCTACTCCTGCCGCTACCGAAAGTTTTGGTGATGATCCATTTGGAAATTTAGATGCGATCGATGAAGCTCCCTTAGAAGACAAACCAGCTCCTGTTATTGGTGATGATCCTTTTGCCAATTTAGGTGGGGATGACACTCCTCCTACAACCGACGAAGATCTGTTCGCTGGCTTTGATACTGGATCAGAAGAATCTACTTCTTCCGCTGATGATTTTGATTTTGGCGGTGGAGCAGAGAGTCCTGCTTCCGGTGACGATCCCTTTGCCGATATGGGTTCCACTCCCACAGCCACAGAAAGTTTCGGTGATGATCCTTTTGCAAATTTAGGTGGGGATGATTCTCCTTCTCCCGATACAGGTTCCGCCGATGATCCGTTTGGTGATATGTCATCTCCAAGTTCTGGTGGTGATACTTTTGGCGACGATCCTTTTGCGGATATGGGCTCCACTCCTGCCGCTACTGAAAATTTTGGTGATGATCCATTTGGAAATATGGACAGTCCGTCCACTCCTTCTCGTGACAACGAACCTGCTGACATGGGTGGTGGATTTGATGATCCATTCGGTGACTTGGGTGTGGGAATGGAACCTCCAAGTCTGGATGATGACTTAGGTGCACCTTCTTTTGATGATTTAGCTCCATCGATTGATGATATGCCTGTCTCTACGATGGATGACTTTGGCTCTGATGGACCAGGGGGATTTGAGGAAGATCTCATGTCTCTTGGTAAGGAAGAAGAACCAGAAGAGTCACTTGAGGCCAACCTAACGGATGAAGAATTAGCAGTCATCCAAGCAGAATTACTCCGTTATCCGCCAAAACTAAGGCGAACCATCATTGATACGATTGTGAACCAAAGGATTCCGGTTCGCAATCAAAAAGAAATCATTGAACTCATTAAGGCCCAACAAAAACCAGAAGACATTGCCAATTATTTAAGTGGTCTTCTGGGAGAACGAGTCGAACTCAGTGACTCAACTGGAAAGTTTGCCGCTGATGGTGTTCCTATCATTGCAAGTCGGGATGCATATACCAAAGAAGGTGCTGCCCGCAAACGAGAGTTAGTTCGTAGAACCATTTTGTCTTCTGCTGCCGCAGTATTCCTTGTATTTGGAATTGTCACTCTTTGGAAATATGTAATTGTTCCATATCGTGCCAAAGCGCAATACGCACTGGGACTTGAAAAAATTGAAGAGTTCAGTTACGAAACGGATGCATTAGAAAAGAAAAAACTTCTGGCTGATGCAGAGAATTATTTTATCAAAGGGGAAGAAATTTTCCCACATAACTTAGAGTTTTTGAATAAATACTGTATTGCTTATACCAAAGCAGGTCAGTATGAAAGAGCTTTTGAAAAATGTTTTGGGAAAGTGGAACCTGATTTCGGTTATGAACTAGAAGATAAGGAACATAAACGTGCTTGGGAAAACAGAAAAGAAGTACCAAATATTAGTTTTGCGAAAAAAACGGAATGGAATGATGCCGGCGTGGAAACAGCTGGAAGAAGGCCATTACCGGAACTTGCTTTTTACTTAACTTCACAAGATAAAGTTCCAAGAAAGGTTTTAAAAGCGGGCGCTTATATTGCCTCTCGCCTCAAATACAATGTCCACGATATTGATACTTACATTGCACTCGGAACCTTTCACTCTTTCCATAGAAAGGATTTTATCGAAGTTCCACCTGGTAGTAATCGTAAAAAATATAAAAATGACCATCTCGCCATTGAATACTTCAAACGAGTGTTTACTGATGGGGGTGATCCCGATAATGTTGATGCCATTGCAGGGATTGCTAAGATTTTTTATAACAAACAAGAGTTTGGAACAGCTGTTAAATACTATAACGATATCATTGAAAAGTATCCTAAAAATGCCATTGGGCATGGCGGAATTCTATCAACCTATATTGAGATGTGGAAACGAGATAAAAATCCACAGTATGTCCTCAACCACCACAGACAGGTTCGTAATGCTCTTAATATAGAAGATGAATTATCTCTATTTGTATTAGCAAAACTGGCATCCTTCTATATTGATTTGGATTCCGAAGAAGTCAGAATCAAATACAATATCAACCCAGAAGACCAAGTCACTGGGATGGAAATTGATGATAATGTGGAATACCTCCTAAACATTGCTTATGGAAAAGAGGGTGGTTCCAAATTTGCGGAAGGATATTACCAAAGAGCAAGATTCTATTTCAAAAAAGAGGAAGCGGCACGCGCCCTCAAACAATTGGAGTTGGCATCCACTTATGATATCCGTCATTACTTAGCAGTTTTGCTAATGGCTGAGTATTATATTCAAACGGAAAATTATGATGAAGCAGTGAAGTTACTGCGAGAAGCCGATGATCGTTACCAAAACTATCGTGACCGCCTCGGAGAAAGAGATGAGGATGAAACCTTACTCGAAGGAAGCCCTGGTAGGATTTCGTTTAACTTAGGTAAAATTCAATTTTTAGAAGCTGCTGGAATTAACATAACAGACAATATACGAGAATTCCCTGGTAAAAAAATCTATCCAGAACGTAGTATTGGAACTCTTTCTTATGAAGAAAAAGAAAGACGGAATGGACTGTTTATGGCTCGTGAATCTTTTCTTGCGGCCCTCGATCGCGATATCTCGAAAGATCCAAAAATTGTCAGAGAATGTTATTATTACCTAGGTTGGATTGATTACAACCATGGTGACTTTGCGCAAAGTTTAGATTTTTGGGCAGAACTTCCTGAAGAAGATATTTACAATAATGCTACCTTACTTTTTGGAAAAGGAAATGCGTTCTATTATACAAGACAATACAATGCAGCTCTTGGTAACTATCTGAAGTTAAAAGATGATTTTGAACTCAAAGAACAAAGTTTGGGTCGAGTCGATACAGAAAACTCTGACCATAGGGAAGTTTATGAAACCCTCACTGCTCTTTATAATAACATTGGAGCAGTGTATGAGAAAAAACAAGATACCATCAATGCCCTCAAATACTATTGGAAAGCAATGGAAACGGCAAGAAAAATTGGTTCTGTGAGCGAAATTGCAAACTCTAACAAAGATTTGGTGTTTGCTCGTGCAAAACTAGATAGAGAACCACTTCTCGAAGATTGGTTGGCTCCAACTCTTGATCGATTGGGTCAGATTAAAAAATAG
- a CDS encoding WecB/TagA/CpsF family glycosyltransferase yields MKQLSEIVHNSSKDERDILLEYQNIDVSKLETLNVLGIPIDNVTTDEAIAKLFRVLEKKEGMHHVLFLDPIKLMRMRPKKSLHRIAEKAGTILVEGAGIGWMTSGRLKERVTPIAVMMDLIRLAELKEFTAFIFGAKDEIVERIYFNLTRHFPKVRIVGRHAGHLDRQREMRVKEAIRKTGPDIIFLAMDFPNQEIWIENNTGYFGKAVVIGVGGALDMLSGADKKAPEWFKERGLIWLWRIIARPYRIQRMWETFYFFLLGIRERFRKH; encoded by the coding sequence ATGAAGCAACTGAGCGAAATCGTTCACAATTCCTCAAAAGATGAGAGGGATATACTACTGGAATACCAAAATATCGATGTTTCTAAGCTAGAAACTCTGAATGTTTTGGGAATTCCCATCGACAATGTCACTACAGACGAAGCCATAGCCAAACTCTTTCGCGTGCTCGAGAAAAAAGAAGGCATGCACCATGTTTTATTTTTAGATCCCATCAAACTCATGAGGATGCGTCCCAAAAAATCACTCCACCGCATTGCAGAAAAAGCAGGAACTATTTTGGTGGAAGGTGCAGGGATTGGTTGGATGACTTCTGGAAGACTCAAAGAACGAGTCACTCCTATTGCTGTCATGATGGACCTCATTCGTTTGGCAGAACTCAAAGAATTCACAGCATTCATCTTTGGTGCCAAAGATGAAATTGTGGAACGTATTTATTTCAACCTCACAAGACATTTTCCCAAAGTTAGAATTGTAGGAAGGCACGCAGGCCATCTCGATAGACAACGCGAAATGCGAGTCAAAGAAGCCATTCGTAAAACTGGGCCGGATATCATTTTCCTTGCAATGGACTTTCCAAACCAAGAAATTTGGATCGAAAACAATACAGGATATTTTGGTAAAGCGGTTGTGATTGGTGTAGGTGGCGCCTTAGATATGTTATCTGGTGCTGACAAAAAAGCACCGGAGTGGTTTAAGGAAAGAGGACTCATCTGGCTTTGGAGGATCATCGCAAGACCTTACCGAATCCAAAGGATGTGGGAAACTTTCTACTTCTTTTTACTCGGGATCCGCGAACGATTTCGCAAACATTAA
- a CDS encoding MFS transporter: MNQKQTKRDTSYLRFIGLGELADHGSRGILAFWVILALTFFLFGDQNLIAPNMKNIAASLGITNQAEIDWKFGAEVPTLFFILGALVSLSMGYLSQAFSRKRLLIAAVLLGEIPCFLSGFATSYNEFLILRTLCGFGLGGIFPLIYSLIGDYFSSHSRAIATGYVSLMIGLGVGVGQLLGGILGGADPIDGWRASFIYMSAPSFLFALIYLVFCEEPKRGGSEEVDAANTLSHKITFKDFKILFENKTNIGVFLQGIPGCIPWGVFFVFLADYYENTYLFSKEVAAGMITFAAIGIFIGSFFGGVLGQLLYNIKKQYQPLLCIFSIIFGIFPAVYLLYAFNIVGNMALFIGLNVITGILISITGPNVGAVLINVNSPKSRSAIFSLYNLTDNLGKGLGPAMSAVILGLTTDRALALSLSILFWIPCALAWFLILFNYEKDEETMRNRLLTEG, translated from the coding sequence ATGAACCAAAAACAAACAAAACGAGATACATCCTATTTGAGATTCATTGGTCTTGGCGAACTCGCAGACCATGGATCTAGAGGAATTTTAGCGTTTTGGGTAATTCTTGCCCTCACATTCTTTTTGTTTGGTGATCAAAACTTAATTGCACCGAATATGAAAAATATTGCCGCTTCTCTTGGTATTACAAATCAGGCAGAGATAGATTGGAAATTTGGTGCAGAAGTCCCTACGTTATTTTTTATTTTAGGTGCTTTAGTTTCATTATCGATGGGCTATCTTTCTCAAGCATTTTCACGTAAACGTTTGTTAATAGCTGCTGTTTTGCTTGGTGAAATTCCGTGTTTTTTATCTGGTTTCGCTACTTCCTATAATGAGTTTTTGATTTTGCGTACACTTTGTGGATTTGGATTGGGGGGAATTTTTCCTTTGATTTATAGTTTGATTGGTGATTATTTTTCAAGTCATTCAAGAGCTATTGCCACTGGTTATGTTTCACTAATGATTGGCCTTGGTGTGGGTGTTGGTCAACTATTAGGAGGAATTTTAGGTGGAGCTGATCCCATTGATGGCTGGAGGGCTTCCTTCATTTATATGTCAGCACCTTCTTTTCTTTTTGCTCTCATTTATTTAGTGTTTTGTGAAGAACCAAAACGTGGTGGTTCCGAAGAAGTTGACGCGGCAAACACTCTTTCCCACAAAATTACATTCAAAGACTTTAAAATACTTTTTGAAAATAAAACCAACATAGGTGTGTTTTTACAAGGCATTCCTGGTTGTATCCCGTGGGGTGTGTTTTTTGTTTTTTTAGCAGATTATTACGAAAACACTTATCTGTTTTCAAAAGAAGTAGCTGCTGGTATGATCACCTTTGCTGCCATAGGTATTTTTATTGGATCATTTTTTGGGGGAGTTCTTGGCCAGTTACTTTATAATATAAAAAAACAATACCAACCTTTACTCTGCATCTTCTCCATTATATTTGGAATTTTCCCAGCAGTATATTTGTTATATGCATTTAACATTGTTGGAAATATGGCATTATTTATTGGGCTAAACGTAATCACTGGTATACTTATCTCCATCACGGGGCCGAATGTAGGTGCGGTGCTTATCAATGTGAACTCTCCAAAATCAAGAAGCGCTATCTTTTCTCTTTATAACCTGACAGACAATTTGGGAAAAGGTCTTGGGCCTGCAATGTCTGCTGTAATTTTAGGTTTAACAACCGATCGCGCTTTGGCACTATCCTTATCGATTTTGTTTTGGATCCCTTGTGCATTGGCTTGGTTTCTCATTCTTTTTAACTACGAAAAAGATGAAGAAACAATGCGAAATCGTTTGTTAACTGAAGGATAA
- the mtnC gene encoding acireductone synthase, with translation MIKHNLLDIEGTTAPIAFVHQILFPYAKKHIVTFLKNYQFTEVKWEEIRLEFEKDIVLREEKFVSRFSKTESNLKSELLPFSPEIVPSYFEYLIEKDRKFGPLKEVQGKIWKQGYESGEIKSTVYPDVPEFLKKAQEDGIQNHVYSSGSVEAQILIYQYSELGDLRNYFVSYYDTAVGGKREKQSYENIIKELKSSPNQIRFFTDIVEEAEAASSAGMDVVILNRPGNIPQKPHSFPIWDHF, from the coding sequence ATGATCAAACATAACTTACTCGATATCGAAGGGACAACGGCACCGATCGCCTTTGTCCATCAAATCCTTTTTCCCTATGCGAAAAAACATATTGTTACTTTCCTAAAAAACTATCAGTTTACGGAAGTTAAATGGGAAGAAATTCGATTGGAATTTGAAAAGGATATCGTTTTAAGAGAAGAAAAGTTTGTATCTCGTTTTTCTAAAACTGAATCCAACCTAAAATCAGAACTTTTGCCTTTTTCTCCAGAGATTGTTCCGTCTTATTTTGAATACTTAATTGAGAAGGATCGTAAATTTGGCCCTTTAAAAGAAGTCCAAGGAAAAATCTGGAAACAAGGTTATGAATCGGGTGAAATCAAGAGCACTGTCTATCCAGACGTTCCTGAGTTTTTAAAAAAAGCACAGGAAGATGGGATTCAGAATCATGTGTATTCTTCTGGTTCTGTTGAAGCCCAAATTTTGATTTACCAGTATTCAGAGTTAGGTGATTTGAGAAATTATTTTGTTTCTTATTATGATACAGCCGTTGGTGGAAAAAGAGAAAAACAAAGTTATGAGAACATTATCAAAGAATTAAAATCTTCTCCCAATCAAATTCGTTTTTTTACTGATATCGTAGAGGAGGCTGAGGCAGCAAGTTCGGCGGGAATGGATGTAGTCATTTTAAACCGACCAGGCAATATCCCGCAAAAACCACACTCCTTTCCCATTTGGGATCATTTTTAA
- a CDS encoding prokaryotic cytochrome C oxidase subunit IV produces the protein MKSIVTTYIILLFIVYYSFFGMGTSLPGNWNLILMSAAKFLFICFVFMNLKEAHLFWKVTFPILIGIYSFSIWILT, from the coding sequence ATGAAAAGCATCGTAACCACTTATATCATTTTATTATTCATCGTATATTATTCCTTTTTTGGAATGGGAACCTCACTTCCCGGAAATTGGAATTTGATCCTAATGAGTGCGGCTAAATTTCTATTCATTTGTTTTGTATTTATGAATCTGAAAGAGGCTCATCTATTTTGGAAAGTCACCTTTCCAATACTCATTGGAATCTATTCTTTTAGTATCTGGATTCTAACTTAA
- a CDS encoding cytochrome c oxidase subunit 3: protein MSDEKNFPNQSLWYPPGGILIWMIVFVEVLTFCLGIGSLLYDKSKDPTGFLMMQSKLTKTFAFWNTIFLLSSGFCIALAVFYKTKQKLNYFTILLSASIVFGFAFLFLKFYEFREKWNLGFDLDGNIFFSYYWLLTGFHYLHVVVGVLILFIIYRSRKTISFENLEAGAVFWHMCDLIWLLLYPALYLIQ from the coding sequence ATGTCCGATGAAAAAAATTTCCCTAATCAATCCTTATGGTATCCACCTGGAGGAATCCTCATTTGGATGATTGTATTTGTCGAAGTTCTGACTTTCTGTTTGGGAATCGGTTCCCTTTTGTATGATAAATCCAAGGATCCAACTGGATTTTTGATGATGCAATCGAAACTAACAAAAACTTTTGCTTTTTGGAATACGATCTTTCTACTCAGCAGTGGATTTTGTATTGCCCTTGCTGTGTTTTATAAAACCAAACAGAAATTAAACTATTTTACAATTCTTCTATCTGCTTCTATTGTATTTGGATTTGCTTTTCTTTTTCTTAAATTTTATGAGTTTCGAGAGAAATGGAACTTAGGTTTCGATTTGGATGGCAATATTTTTTTTAGTTATTATTGGTTACTCACAGGATTTCATTACTTACATGTAGTTGTAGGAGTGCTCATTCTTTTTATCATATATAGGAGTCGTAAAACAATATCATTCGAAAACTTAGAGGCTGGAGCCGTATTTTGGCATATGTGCGATTTAATCTGGCTTCTTTTATATCCCGCGCTGTATTTGATTCAATAG
- a CDS encoding c-type cytochrome, protein MLSKSQARAFFLGGTFLFSAIFVFLTVDTVRQNDTRTNAQNMTEDVLKGKEIWEKNNCMGCHTLLGEGAYYAPDLTKVVERRGATWIDVFLDDPQAMFPGERKMVKYNFTKEEKVQVIAFLDWVGKINANGWPPKPNIPIDSIATPQVPQVKSNAVVLSQPEKFSQLCIACHAVGGKGGNVGPALDHVGSKFDSDYLNRWLSDPQAIKPGTNMPKLPLTDPERKDIVTYLSALK, encoded by the coding sequence ATGCTATCTAAATCGCAAGCAAGGGCGTTCTTTTTGGGGGGCACCTTTTTGTTCAGTGCAATCTTTGTGTTTCTCACAGTGGATACCGTGCGACAAAATGATACCCGAACCAATGCGCAGAATATGACAGAAGATGTTCTGAAAGGAAAAGAAATTTGGGAAAAAAACAATTGTATGGGATGCCATACATTGTTAGGTGAAGGTGCTTATTATGCCCCAGATCTTACAAAGGTAGTCGAAAGACGTGGTGCCACATGGATCGATGTGTTTTTAGATGATCCACAGGCAATGTTTCCTGGAGAAAGGAAGATGGTGAAGTATAACTTCACAAAGGAAGAGAAAGTGCAAGTCATTGCGTTTCTTGACTGGGTAGGTAAAATTAATGCCAACGGATGGCCTCCTAAACCAAATATTCCCATTGATTCCATTGCAACTCCGCAAGTCCCACAGGTTAAATCAAATGCAGTTGTTTTGTCTCAACCGGAAAAATTTTCCCAACTTTGTATCGCCTGTCATGCAGTAGGTGGTAAGGGTGGAAATGTTGGGCCTGCACTTGATCATGTAGGTTCTAAGTTCGATTCTGATTATCTCAATCGTTGGTTATCAGATCCGCAAGCCATCAAACCGGGAACAAATATGCCAAAGTTGCCGTTAACTGACCCAGAAAGAAAAGATATTGTAACTTACCTTTCTGCGTTGAAATAA
- a CDS encoding cbb3-type cytochrome c oxidase subunit I, producing MRFQSQKVAYWFFATCMLLLSLQIVYGFIMGFARIGLDGLHDFIPFNTARATHTNLLVVWLLTGFMGAAYYIIPEESDRELYSVKLAYIQLLSWVVVGVIAIIGFHFNWWEGRKFLEIPRPLDYLVVVNVLTFLFNIAMTIWQAKKRSTTQLVLFFGLLCAALLYLPGMIYFDNQTLDSYFRWWVVHLWVEGVWELIMGGILAFLLIKLTGVDREVIEKWLYVVVGLTFLSGILGTGHHYYWIGTPKYWLMVGGIFSALEPLAFLGMAIWALNMYRKKGKNHPNKIALYWTLGSAMMSFIGAGFLGFAHTWPSVNQWTHGTLITAMHGHLAFWGAYAMLVLAVISYAMPNLTGRKLFTGMSGYLAFWASNIGMLGMTGALAVAGITQVYLERKLGMDFLVVQKEIIFHFIGMLLAATLFTVGIAYFIVDFIRHGLPSNEAVGKNLGDLD from the coding sequence ATGAGATTCCAATCACAAAAGGTCGCATATTGGTTCTTTGCAACTTGTATGTTACTCTTATCTTTACAAATCGTATATGGTTTCATAATGGGATTTGCTCGTATTGGATTAGATGGACTACATGATTTCATTCCATTTAATACCGCTCGGGCCACACATACGAATTTACTCGTCGTATGGTTGTTAACCGGGTTTATGGGAGCTGCCTATTACATCATTCCCGAAGAATCAGACAGAGAGTTGTATAGTGTTAAACTAGCTTACATTCAACTTTTATCTTGGGTTGTTGTTGGGGTGATTGCCATTATTGGTTTTCATTTTAATTGGTGGGAAGGCCGTAAGTTTTTAGAAATCCCAAGACCACTCGACTATTTGGTTGTTGTAAATGTATTAACATTTCTGTTTAACATCGCTATGACTATATGGCAGGCTAAAAAAAGAAGTACAACACAGCTTGTGTTATTCTTTGGATTATTATGTGCGGCTTTACTTTATCTACCAGGTATGATCTACTTTGACAACCAAACACTTGACTCTTACTTTAGATGGTGGGTGGTTCATCTTTGGGTTGAGGGAGTATGGGAACTCATTATGGGTGGTATCCTTGCCTTTTTACTCATCAAACTTACAGGAGTGGATAGAGAGGTCATTGAAAAATGGTTATACGTAGTTGTGGGTTTAACCTTTCTTTCTGGAATTTTGGGTACGGGTCACCACTACTATTGGATCGGAACTCCTAAGTATTGGCTTATGGTCGGTGGAATTTTTTCTGCTTTAGAACCACTTGCTTTTCTCGGGATGGCGATTTGGGCACTCAATATGTATCGCAAAAAAGGAAAAAACCATCCTAACAAAATTGCTCTTTATTGGACTCTGGGAAGTGCTATGATGTCCTTCATTGGTGCTGGATTTTTAGGTTTTGCGCATACTTGGCCTTCTGTCAACCAATGGACTCATGGAACACTCATCACTGCGATGCACGGTCACCTTGCATTCTGGGGAGCCTACGCTATGTTAGTGTTAGCTGTGATTTCTTATGCGATGCCAAATTTAACAGGTAGAAAACTATTTACTGGAATGTCTGGTTATTTGGCATTTTGGGCATCCAATATCGGAATGTTAGGAATGACAGGGGCACTCGCTGTTGCCGGAATCACACAAGTGTATCTGGAGCGTAAATTGGGTATGGACTTCCTTGTAGTTCAAAAAGAAATTATATTCCATTTTATTGGAATGTTACTTGCTGCTACTCTTTTTACTGTTGGTATCGCTTACTTTATTGTGGATTTCATTCGACATGGTCTTCCTTCCAATGAAGCTGTTGGAAAAAATCTTGGTGATCTCGATTAA
- a CDS encoding CbbQ/NirQ/NorQ/GpvN family protein has translation MLTKKAPYYEPIGKEIEIFQMAAENSLPLLLKGPTGSGKSRFLEYMAHLMGRRLITILCNDETSSVDLVGRFLVKGADTIWMDGPLSTGVKEGAIVYLDEIAEARPDTLVTIHSLTDHRRTLFLERKNEEVSAHPDFLLVASYNPGYQRGFKELKPSTKQRFIGMDFPYPKTAVEEKIIVGETGISETLAKKLVQFANLVRNKPELGLAETVSTRLLVSCAKLIVKGLPSRLAGRTAIILPLSDDNDTVAALQDSFDLIF, from the coding sequence ATGTTAACAAAGAAAGCACCCTATTACGAACCAATCGGTAAGGAAATAGAAATCTTTCAAATGGCGGCAGAAAACTCTCTGCCGCTTTTGTTGAAAGGCCCCACTGGATCCGGTAAGTCTCGATTTTTGGAGTATATGGCTCACCTAATGGGTCGTAGGCTCATTACAATTTTGTGTAACGATGAAACCTCTTCTGTGGATCTTGTCGGAAGATTTTTAGTTAAAGGTGCCGATACCATTTGGATGGATGGTCCCTTATCAACAGGAGTTAAAGAAGGAGCCATTGTTTATTTGGATGAAATTGCAGAAGCAAGACCCGATACACTAGTAACCATTCATTCTTTAACCGACCACCGTCGCACTTTATTTTTAGAAAGAAAAAATGAAGAGGTGAGTGCACATCCAGATTTTTTACTCGTTGCATCCTACAATCCAGGATATCAAAGAGGATTTAAGGAATTAAAACCATCCACCAAACAACGATTTATTGGAATGGATTTCCCTTACCCGAAAACGGCTGTGGAAGAAAAAATCATTGTGGGAGAAACTGGTATCAGCGAAACACTAGCCAAAAAGTTAGTTCAATTTGCTAACCTTGTTAGGAACAAACCAGAATTAGGTTTGGCGGAGACTGTTTCGACAAGACTTCTTGTTTCTTGTGCCAAATTAATTGTCAAAGGTCTTCCTTCTCGGCTTGCAGGAAGGACAGCGATCATTTTGCCTCTCTCGGATGACAATGATACAGTTGCAGCCTTACAAGACAGCTTCGATTTGATTTTTTAG